GGTGAGATTGCCGAGGCGGGTACACCCGATCAAATCTTCGGGAATCCGCAGCTTGAACGGACGAAGGCATTTCTTATGCGTAGTGAGTAGCTTGCTGTAAGCTAAAGTGATATAAACTGGAATTTTGCATCGATTCACTATGCAAAAATTACTAAACAGCCAATAACCTTTGCTCTGGCGAGCAAAGGTTATTTTTGTATGAGAGGGGATACGGGGGGAACGTGAAGAGGAGGATAAATACTGACATATATGCTATACAGTTAAGAATGCTGGAGGGGCTGCTGTGTGCCGGTTGAGACAGGTCTTCTCAGACCCAAATGCTCCCGTAGTGTGCTTCCTGTATATTCTTTCCGAAATAAATTTCTACGCTGAAGCTCAGGTACGACGAGATCGACAAAGTCGGTTAAGCCTCCAGGCAGATACGGGGCCATCACATTAAATCCGTCAGCAGCACCGCCATTGAACCAAGCTTCCAGCTGATCCGCAATCTGAACGGGCGTTCCCTTGATGCTCCAATGTCCGCGTGCACCGGCGATGTGCTGGTACAGCTGGCGAATGGTGTAGCCTTCCCGGTCGGCGATGTCTTTGAGAAGAAGGAAACGGCTCTTCTGACCATTGATTTGCGAGAGATCAGGAAGCTCAGGCAAGGGACCGTCTACAGGATAAGAGGAAAGGTCGTAGCTGATCAGACCTGATAAGAGGGCTACACCGACCGTAGGATGGATCAGCTCTTTCAGCTTGGATTCAAGTTCATCAGCTTCTTCTTCGGTTCTTCCGATGATAGGGAACACGCCCGGCATAATTTTTACATCCTCGGCCGTTCTGCCATAGTGCTGCAGCCGGCCTTTTACATCTGTGTAAAACTGCTTCGCTTCATCAAATGTCTGCCATGCGGTAAAGATCGCCTCCGCGTACTGTGCGGCAAAATCCCGGCCCGATTCCGAAGCTCCGGCTTGAATGATAACAGGGTTGCCCTGTGGAGGGCGGGAGATATTCAGAGGCCCCTGCACCTGAAACCACTCTCCCTTGTGATCGAGGGCCCGGATCTTATCAGGCGCGGAGAACACGCCCGATTCTTTATCCTTAACAACCGCATCATCATCCCAGGTATCCCACAATCCGGATACGACATCTACAAATTCTTTGGCACGATCATATCTCAGCTCATGGAGCAGATGATTCTCTTTCCCAAAATTCAGAGCTTCAATTTCACTGCCGGAGGTAACCACATTCCAGCCTGCCCTGCCATTACTGAGATGATCCAGGGAGGCAAACTTACGGGCAACATGGTAAGGCTCGTTATAGGTGGTGGAGACGGTGGCTGCAAGTCCAATACGATCTGTAACTGCAGAGAGTGCAGATAGTAAGGTTAGCGGCTCAAATGTAGCATTCACCGCTCGGCCCTCTATACGTTTATTTCCTTTTGCGGCAAGACTGTCTGCCAGAAACACCATATCGAATTTACCCCGCTCTGCGGTTTGAGCAAGCTCTTTGTAGAACGATAAATTCAGCACACCATTCACATCCGCATCAGGA
This sequence is a window from Paenibacillus urinalis. Protein-coding genes within it:
- a CDS encoding LLM class flavin-dependent oxidoreductase — protein: MSKREMKLGAFLMVPGHHVAAWRHPDADVNGVLNLSFYKELAQTAERGKFDMVFLADSLAAKGNKRIEGRAVNATFEPLTLLSALSAVTDRIGLAATVSTTYNEPYHVARKFASLDHLSNGRAGWNVVTSGSEIEALNFGKENHLLHELRYDRAKEFVDVVSGLWDTWDDDAVVKDKESGVFSAPDKIRALDHKGEWFQVQGPLNISRPPQGNPVIIQAGASESGRDFAAQYAEAIFTAWQTFDEAKQFYTDVKGRLQHYGRTAEDVKIMPGVFPIIGRTEEEADELESKLKELIHPTVGVALLSGLISYDLSSYPVDGPLPELPDLSQINGQKSRFLLLKDIADREGYTIRQLYQHIAGARGHWSIKGTPVQIADQLEAWFNGGAADGFNVMAPYLPGGLTDFVDLVVPELQRRNLFRKEYTGSTLREHLGLRRPVSTGTQQPLQHS